The Mycobacterium seoulense genome has a window encoding:
- a CDS encoding nucleotidyltransferase family protein — MPLSQSIGPGPHVVGILLAAGAGSRYGMPKVLVDGWLDAAVDALQDGGCAGVVLVLGAAEVAAPAGVTAIVVPDWRAGVSASVRAGLAQADRMRADYAALHVIDTPDVGAAVVARVLDRAVASASGLARAVFGDRPGHPVVIARRHWPEVVSRISGDHGAGAYLGARDDVELVDCADLAGGQDVDEP, encoded by the coding sequence GTGCCGTTATCGCAGTCTATTGGCCCGGGGCCACACGTCGTCGGAATCCTGTTGGCCGCGGGCGCCGGAAGCCGCTACGGCATGCCGAAGGTGCTGGTCGACGGTTGGCTGGACGCCGCGGTTGACGCGCTGCAAGACGGCGGGTGCGCGGGGGTCGTCCTGGTCCTGGGTGCCGCGGAGGTCGCTGCCCCGGCCGGGGTCACCGCGATCGTGGTGCCGGACTGGCGCGCGGGGGTGAGCGCCTCGGTGCGCGCCGGCCTGGCCCAGGCCGACCGCATGCGGGCCGACTACGCGGCGCTGCACGTCATCGACACGCCCGACGTCGGCGCCGCCGTGGTGGCGCGCGTCCTCGACCGCGCGGTGGCGTCGGCCAGTGGCCTGGCGCGCGCCGTCTTCGGTGACCGGCCGGGGCATCCGGTGGTGATCGCGCGCCGGCACTGGCCCGAGGTGGTCTCGCGGATCTCGGGCGATCACGGCGCCGGCGCGTACCTGGGCGCCCGGGACGACGTCGAGCTCGTCGACTGCGCGGATCTGGCCGGCGGCCAGGACGTCGACGAGCCTTAG